Proteins from one Bifidobacterium sp. ESL0732 genomic window:
- a CDS encoding D-alanine--D-alanine ligase — protein MAKHIKATKHAATIKDHAPIDRAATKVLVICGGMSHERDVSISSGHRVSGYLEDAGWDVAIHDMDSELLPYLSNPETRPDIVWPLLHGANGEDGSIRDILEMEGLPYIGSRAKASRTAWSKPIAKNVVRKLGGLSTPVSVALPESTFRELGAKKVVDLLVSSLKLPLFVKPTQGGSAMGCTRVDKAEELPQAMVNSFAYGDVALVERAVTGTEISVSVLEIDGEPLVLPPLEVATPDGEYDYEARVTPGPTDFYVPARLPESVLEAAQEAALTAHNTLSLRDISRTDFIVDSAGVPEFLESNVAPGMTATSQLPQAAIAAGYSLSDLYSLLVESVLRQHRADQ, from the coding sequence ATGGCAAAGCACATCAAAGCAACGAAGCACGCGGCCACAATCAAAGACCACGCTCCCATCGACCGCGCAGCGACGAAAGTACTCGTCATCTGCGGCGGCATGAGCCACGAGCGCGACGTCTCGATTTCCAGCGGTCATCGTGTCAGCGGCTACCTTGAAGATGCCGGGTGGGACGTTGCTATACACGATATGGACAGCGAACTGCTGCCGTACTTGAGCAACCCCGAAACCCGTCCCGACATCGTCTGGCCGCTGCTGCACGGCGCCAACGGTGAGGATGGATCGATCCGCGACATCCTCGAAATGGAAGGTCTGCCGTATATCGGCTCGCGCGCGAAGGCCTCGCGCACGGCCTGGAGCAAGCCCATCGCCAAGAACGTGGTGCGCAAGCTTGGTGGTCTTTCCACGCCGGTTTCGGTGGCGTTGCCTGAATCGACGTTCCGCGAGCTGGGCGCGAAGAAAGTAGTCGATCTACTGGTTTCCTCGCTTAAGTTGCCGCTTTTCGTCAAGCCGACGCAGGGCGGCTCGGCGATGGGTTGCACTCGCGTTGACAAGGCTGAAGAGTTGCCACAGGCAATGGTGAATAGCTTCGCATACGGCGACGTTGCGCTGGTGGAGCGGGCCGTCACCGGTACCGAAATTTCGGTATCCGTGCTGGAAATCGACGGCGAGCCGCTCGTTCTGCCGCCGCTCGAAGTGGCCACGCCCGATGGCGAATATGATTACGAAGCCCGCGTGACCCCCGGCCCTACCGATTTCTATGTTCCCGCGCGTCTGCCCGAATCCGTTCTCGAGGCGGCGCAGGAAGCGGCGCTCACCGCGCATAACACCTTGAGCCTGCGCGACATCTCCCGCACCGACTTCATCGTCGATTCCGCCGGCGTTCCGGAGTTCCTCGAGTCGAACGTGGCCCCTGGCATGACCGCAACTTCGCAGCTACCCCAAGCCGCCATCGCCGCCGGTTACAGCCTCTCGGACCTCTACTCGCTCCTGGTGGAATCTGTTCTGCGCCAGCATCGCGCGGATCAGTAG
- a CDS encoding PLP-dependent aminotransferase family protein — translation MSETKNNSGKPKEGKVNASKATAGIAKADDIKAPVQATGQNANGAKTSESSKPKVFNSDPWYGSYAARADNMRASEIRALFATASRPDVVSLAGGMPYLEYLPFKELSQLIAKMLVDKGDVAWQYGSAQGDPHLREDVLQIMALEGIKDVQPDDVVISNGSQNAIDLVTRIMCDPGDVVITEAPNYVGALGVFSSFQVDVVNAQTDKDGLIPESFEETIKAQLAAGKKVKFLYTVPNFHNPAGVTMSVERRPRIIEIARKYHVLIVEDNPYGLLGFNGQTYPALRSMDAENVVYLSSFSKIIAPGMRIAWIVAPPGIRKKLILANEASILCPPNMSQMTITTYLDNFDWKHQISQYRGMYKERCDTMDAALKEYLPYCSWNKPKGGFYIWLKIPEGLNSKEMLPRAITAKVAYVAGTGFYLDGSGTHHMRLSFCYPTPDKITLGIKRLAGVMNNELKTAELFGTAKADADTSHAANAAGNAAATDKTDKKD, via the coding sequence ATGTCTGAGACCAAAAACAATTCCGGGAAACCGAAGGAAGGCAAAGTCAACGCTTCCAAGGCAACGGCAGGCATCGCTAAAGCTGACGACATCAAGGCACCAGTACAGGCAACGGGCCAAAACGCAAACGGTGCAAAAACCTCCGAAAGCTCCAAGCCCAAGGTCTTCAACAGCGACCCGTGGTACGGTTCCTACGCGGCCCGCGCCGACAACATGCGTGCCTCCGAGATCCGCGCGCTTTTCGCCACCGCTTCGCGTCCGGATGTGGTCTCGCTGGCAGGCGGCATGCCCTACCTCGAATACCTGCCGTTCAAGGAACTTTCCCAGCTCATCGCCAAGATGCTCGTCGACAAGGGTGACGTGGCTTGGCAGTATGGTTCGGCGCAAGGCGACCCGCATCTGCGCGAAGACGTGCTGCAGATCATGGCGCTCGAAGGCATCAAAGACGTGCAGCCCGACGACGTGGTGATTTCCAACGGTTCGCAGAACGCCATCGACCTGGTCACGCGCATCATGTGCGACCCGGGCGACGTGGTGATCACCGAGGCGCCGAATTACGTCGGCGCGCTCGGCGTCTTCTCGTCCTTCCAGGTCGACGTGGTCAACGCGCAGACCGACAAGGACGGGCTTATCCCCGAATCGTTCGAGGAGACCATCAAGGCCCAACTTGCGGCCGGCAAAAAGGTCAAGTTCCTTTATACCGTCCCCAATTTCCACAACCCCGCAGGCGTGACCATGAGCGTCGAACGCCGCCCGCGCATCATCGAAATCGCGCGCAAATACCATGTTCTGATCGTGGAAGACAACCCATACGGTCTGCTCGGCTTCAACGGCCAGACCTACCCCGCGCTGCGTTCGATGGACGCTGAAAACGTGGTCTACCTTTCCAGCTTCTCCAAAATCATCGCGCCGGGCATGCGCATCGCGTGGATCGTGGCGCCTCCGGGAATCCGCAAGAAGCTCATCCTGGCCAACGAGGCGTCGATCCTCTGCCCGCCAAACATGAGCCAGATGACCATCACCACCTACCTCGATAACTTCGACTGGAAGCATCAGATCAGCCAGTACCGCGGCATGTACAAAGAACGTTGCGACACCATGGACGCAGCGCTGAAGGAGTACCTGCCGTATTGCTCGTGGAACAAGCCCAAGGGCGGCTTCTACATCTGGCTGAAGATTCCCGAGGGCCTCAATTCCAAGGAAATGCTGCCTCGCGCCATCACCGCGAAGGTCGCCTACGTGGCCGGCACCGGCTTCTACCTCGACGGCAGCGGCACGCACCACATGCGCCTTTCGTTCTGCTATCCGACGCCGGACAAGATCACGCTGGGCATCAAGCGGCTTGCGGGCGTGATGAATAACGAGCTCAAGACCGCCGAACTTTTCGGTACCGCCAAGGCCGATGCAGACACGAGTCACGCAGCCAACGCCGCCGGCAACGCGGCCGCCACCGATAAGACGGACAAGAAAGACTGA
- a CDS encoding amino acid ABC transporter permease, with protein MSVKSRSLSPTEAALFEAGGPRTKRRIAVGTAVAVAALVALLAWVVYRLYINGQFAPMYWSLFGDPKVWGFLGMGLVGTLRAAFGAGAIGLVCGLVLMFGRLSGFAPIRWLSTAVIEFVRGTPTLLFIYFFFLVPAQFGIHMSTYWMVVIPVASYASAVLAEVFRSGVEAVPIGQKEAAFSLGLTRWQMYQSIVLPQMFRIVVPTMVAQLVVVVKDTTFGYVVTYPEMMQNTKVLIANYNSLLPVYLVTSIIYVLINYAISWFARWLSDRIGLDFQI; from the coding sequence ATGTCGGTGAAATCGAGATCGTTGAGCCCCACCGAGGCCGCGCTGTTTGAGGCGGGAGGGCCGCGCACCAAGCGCCGCATCGCCGTGGGTACCGCCGTGGCCGTCGCCGCGTTGGTGGCGTTGCTCGCCTGGGTGGTTTATCGGTTGTATATCAACGGGCAATTTGCGCCCATGTATTGGAGCCTTTTCGGCGATCCGAAGGTCTGGGGATTCCTTGGAATGGGCCTAGTCGGCACGTTACGCGCAGCGTTTGGCGCAGGCGCGATCGGGCTGGTGTGCGGCCTGGTGCTGATGTTCGGGCGCTTGTCCGGATTCGCGCCGATTCGCTGGCTTTCCACCGCCGTCATCGAGTTCGTGCGCGGCACCCCGACGCTGCTCTTTATCTACTTCTTCTTCCTCGTGCCGGCACAGTTCGGCATTCATATGAGCACCTATTGGATGGTGGTCATTCCCGTGGCCAGCTACGCTTCGGCCGTGCTCGCCGAGGTCTTCCGCTCGGGCGTCGAAGCGGTACCGATCGGGCAGAAGGAAGCTGCGTTTTCGTTGGGCCTCACCCGCTGGCAGATGTATCAGTCCATCGTTCTGCCGCAGATGTTCCGCATCGTGGTGCCCACCATGGTTGCCCAGCTCGTCGTTGTGGTCAAGGACACGACCTTCGGCTACGTGGTCACCTACCCCGAGATGATGCAGAACACGAAGGTGCTTATCGCCAACTACAACAGCCTGTTGCCGGTCTATTTGGTGACGTCCATCATCTACGTGCTTATCAATTACGCGATTTCGTGGTTCGCGCGTTGGCTTTCCGACCGGATTGGCCTCGATTTCCAGATTTGA
- a CDS encoding DUF3073 domain-containing protein: MGRGRQKAKQKKMARKLKYLTTDTDYDELAKELGAQEPGSGSADPFTEVEKEYSRNHGEPDKGAHTDDADEHENLPVADDDLDDYAKWAAEAAAKASSSDNTKSANAKKAPMPKPHKPIRMPVPSALRKPKPKGDKA; encoded by the coding sequence ATGGGCCGCGGACGTCAAAAGGCTAAACAGAAGAAAATGGCCCGTAAGCTGAAGTATTTGACAACCGATACCGATTATGACGAGCTGGCGAAGGAGCTGGGCGCACAGGAACCGGGCAGTGGATCGGCAGACCCATTCACTGAGGTTGAAAAGGAATATTCGCGGAATCATGGCGAGCCTGATAAAGGTGCGCATACCGATGACGCAGACGAGCATGAGAATTTGCCGGTTGCAGACGACGACCTGGACGATTACGCCAAGTGGGCCGCCGAGGCCGCAGCGAAGGCTTCCAGCAGCGACAACACAAAATCCGCGAATGCCAAGAAGGCGCCAATGCCGAAGCCTCACAAGCCGATTCGCATGCCTGTGCCTAGCGCCCTTCGTAAGCCAAAGCCCAAGGGAGACAAGGCCTGA
- a CDS encoding sterol carrier family protein — MAAIREQDISKGMAALDQWRKEADTHRGEPLEARLAFSPNGLPRNTWAMAVRYSLYLLENKAPGPGVEVRVAPWGAVKILDGPASDPHNLTPPDVIELDPDVWLRLACGLTSWAEEKDAGRITAVGERDDLAALLPLD; from the coding sequence ATGGCAGCAATACGGGAACAGGATATTTCAAAGGGCATGGCAGCGTTGGACCAATGGCGCAAGGAGGCGGACACGCATCGTGGCGAACCGCTTGAGGCAAGGCTTGCGTTTTCGCCCAACGGTCTGCCGCGCAACACGTGGGCGATGGCGGTGCGATATTCGCTGTATCTCTTGGAGAACAAGGCTCCCGGCCCCGGCGTCGAAGTACGCGTGGCACCGTGGGGAGCGGTGAAAATCCTCGATGGCCCCGCTTCGGACCCGCATAATCTCACTCCGCCCGACGTCATCGAACTCGACCCGGACGTATGGCTGCGCCTGGCATGCGGCCTGACCTCATGGGCCGAGGAGAAGGACGCCGGCCGCATCACTGCGGTGGGCGAGCGCGACGATTTAGCGGCACTGTTACCGCTAGATTGA
- a CDS encoding amino acid ABC transporter permease has translation MATHQSLWGSLVYLLAHYGWQYVSSYGVALRIGVLSFVGGVALAFVLTTLRVSPIPPLRAAISFYVEVFRNIPVLALLIFIVFALPEVGLVIDYEPSVIVTLILVASAFGCDALRSGINAIDPGQVEAARSLGLTFFDIVSSIIMPQALRTVVQPMVTLFISVIVSSSTGAMVPLAHTELTGLVNQINTKDALGIPTFFVAAMFYVCTGLVIAAIGRFLEKKVALCR, from the coding sequence ATGGCCACACATCAATCGTTATGGGGGTCGCTGGTTTACCTCCTCGCCCACTACGGCTGGCAGTACGTCTCCAGCTATGGGGTCGCGCTGCGCATTGGCGTGCTCTCGTTCGTGGGAGGCGTGGCGCTCGCGTTCGTGCTCACCACGCTGCGCGTCAGCCCCATCCCCCCGTTGCGCGCCGCTATTTCTTTCTACGTCGAGGTTTTCCGCAACATTCCGGTGCTCGCGCTGCTCATCTTCATCGTCTTCGCGCTTCCTGAGGTCGGCCTGGTGATCGACTACGAGCCCAGCGTCATCGTCACGCTCATCCTCGTGGCCTCTGCGTTCGGCTGCGACGCCCTGCGCAGCGGCATCAACGCCATCGATCCGGGCCAGGTGGAGGCCGCCCGGTCGCTCGGCCTCACGTTCTTTGACATCGTCTCCTCCATCATCATGCCGCAGGCGCTGCGCACCGTGGTGCAGCCCATGGTCACCCTCTTCATCTCGGTGATTGTCAGCTCCTCGACCGGCGCGATGGTGCCGCTGGCCCATACCGAGCTCACGGGCCTGGTCAACCAGATCAACACCAAAGACGCGCTCGGCATCCCCACCTTCTTCGTCGCCGCGATGTTCTATGTGTGCACGGGCCTGGTGATCGCTGCAATTGGCCGGTTCCTCGAGAAGAAGGTGGCACTATGTCGGTGA
- a CDS encoding glutamate ABC transporter substrate-binding protein, producing the protein MVLSKSRKKVTVGLLAAVAALGIALSGCGGTNSAPAKSPAPAQSTGKPLDTKAYDKLVDSGEVASGSTVNANKWAKAVKEQGVLKVGGVKSSALFSLQSPDDNKVRGFDAGLSQLLARYILGDAKTSVSVVDSSTREAVLQNGTVNTVFATYSINPARQQKIDFAGPYLSSQQAILVKSTNKTINSVGDLAGKKVGVQAGSTGPAIVKKFAPKASAQEFQTDAELVQALKQGRIDAYVVDESLVLGDIAKDPQALKLAGKPFGDKDEYGIGLPKGSDGTEFVNAWLKKIEADGTWAKLWKLTVGERTGVTKVPTPPAITKE; encoded by the coding sequence ATGGTGCTTTCGAAATCCAGGAAAAAGGTAACGGTTGGTTTGCTGGCCGCAGTAGCCGCGTTGGGCATCGCGCTTTCGGGCTGCGGCGGCACCAATTCCGCGCCGGCCAAGAGCCCGGCGCCAGCGCAGTCCACGGGCAAGCCGCTTGATACCAAGGCCTACGACAAGCTCGTGGATTCCGGCGAGGTGGCGAGTGGTTCCACCGTCAACGCCAACAAGTGGGCCAAGGCCGTCAAGGAGCAGGGCGTGCTGAAGGTCGGCGGTGTGAAGTCCTCGGCGCTGTTCTCGCTGCAAAGCCCTGACGACAATAAGGTGCGTGGCTTCGACGCGGGCCTTTCCCAGCTGCTCGCCCGCTACATCCTGGGCGACGCGAAGACCTCGGTGAGCGTGGTGGACTCATCTACTCGCGAGGCCGTCTTGCAGAACGGCACCGTCAACACGGTTTTCGCCACCTACTCCATTAATCCGGCGCGTCAGCAGAAGATCGATTTCGCCGGCCCCTACCTCAGTAGCCAGCAGGCGATTCTCGTCAAGTCCACCAACAAGACCATCAATTCCGTTGGTGACCTGGCGGGCAAGAAGGTCGGCGTGCAGGCTGGCTCCACCGGCCCGGCCATCGTCAAGAAGTTCGCGCCGAAGGCCAGTGCACAGGAATTCCAGACCGACGCCGAGCTCGTGCAGGCCCTGAAGCAGGGCCGCATCGACGCCTACGTGGTCGACGAGTCGCTCGTGCTCGGCGACATCGCCAAGGATCCGCAGGCTTTGAAGCTCGCCGGCAAGCCTTTCGGCGACAAGGACGAGTACGGTATCGGCCTGCCTAAGGGCTCCGACGGCACCGAGTTCGTTAACGCCTGGCTCAAGAAGATCGAGGCCGATGGCACGTGGGCTAAGCTCTGGAAACTCACCGTGGGCGAGCGCACTGGCGTCACCAAGGTGCCGACGCCTCCGGCCATCACCAAGGAGTGA
- a CDS encoding rhomboid family intramembrane serine protease, with protein sequence MLFKYGSPQQFNSLIFNGSFTSGFALLKPWSWFTSMFMHDPNVLHVLGNMLTLIIIGPYLEGLLGHWCFFAVYLICGLGASDGQIVYSHFTNDWAMSSYGASGALFGLFAVVLLVFRRTHADIRGMVVWIVIDLAMPLFVPHVAWQAHVGGFVVGLVLGWLLLDGIPALRRRPLWVRTLIYGAILVVLLVVLAVALTPEWLIRIEQQAQHVVPTYVP encoded by the coding sequence GTGCTATTCAAATATGGTTCGCCGCAGCAGTTTAACAGTCTGATTTTCAACGGATCGTTCACCTCCGGTTTTGCGCTTTTGAAGCCTTGGTCGTGGTTCACCTCCATGTTCATGCATGACCCAAATGTATTGCATGTGCTGGGCAACATGCTCACGCTGATTATCATCGGGCCGTATCTGGAAGGTCTGCTCGGGCACTGGTGCTTCTTTGCCGTCTACCTGATCTGCGGGCTCGGTGCCTCCGATGGTCAGATCGTCTATAGCCATTTCACCAACGATTGGGCTATGTCCTCGTATGGCGCTTCTGGCGCGTTGTTCGGACTTTTCGCCGTGGTGCTTCTCGTTTTCCGGCGCACGCACGCGGATATCCGCGGAATGGTGGTTTGGATTGTCATCGATTTGGCAATGCCGCTGTTCGTGCCCCATGTGGCATGGCAGGCACATGTCGGTGGCTTCGTGGTTGGTTTGGTGCTGGGATGGTTGTTGTTGGACGGGATTCCTGCCCTGCGCCGTCGCCCGCTATGGGTGCGAACGCTGATTTACGGTGCGATTCTCGTGGTGCTGCTGGTGGTGCTGGCGGTGGCGCTGACTCCGGAATGGCTGATTCGCATCGAGCAGCAAGCGCAGCATGTCGTTCCGACGTATGTACCGTAA
- the trpS gene encoding tryptophan--tRNA ligase, producing the protein MADTQNSVENEQVTAAGNEISASFVEAKKRSDAVLAKLEKNPDKFTMLTGDRPTGRLHLGHYFGSIRERVAMQNKGVHTNVLIADYQVITDRDTTEHIQDNTLNMVLDYLAAGIDPNKTMIFAHSAVPSENQLMLPFLSLVTEAELLRNPTVKAEAEASGHALTGLLLTYPVHQACDILFCKANVVPIGKDNLPHVEITRTIARRFNERYAKKNPVFPEPTAILSDAPEIPGLDGRKMSKSYGNSIMLGATAEETAKLIKKSPTDSERRITFDPIKRPQVSALLTTAGLVTDRDPRDIAEEIGDAGAGALKQYVTKSVNEFLAPHRERREELAKDMDSIRDIIHDGNKRANEIAAETLDQVRSAMGMKY; encoded by the coding sequence ATGGCGGACACACAGAACAGCGTGGAAAACGAACAAGTCACTGCGGCAGGCAACGAAATAAGCGCAAGTTTTGTCGAGGCAAAGAAGCGTTCCGACGCGGTTTTGGCCAAGCTCGAGAAGAATCCAGATAAGTTCACGATGCTTACCGGCGACCGGCCGACCGGACGCCTGCACCTCGGCCATTATTTCGGCTCGATTCGCGAGCGTGTCGCGATGCAGAACAAGGGCGTGCACACCAACGTGCTCATCGCCGATTACCAGGTGATCACCGACCGCGACACCACCGAGCACATTCAAGACAATACATTGAACATGGTGCTCGATTATCTTGCGGCGGGCATCGACCCGAACAAGACCATGATTTTCGCGCATTCTGCCGTCCCGAGCGAGAACCAGCTGATGCTGCCGTTCCTTTCTCTGGTCACCGAGGCCGAGCTGCTGCGCAACCCGACCGTCAAGGCAGAGGCGGAAGCGAGCGGCCACGCGCTGACCGGGCTTTTGCTCACCTATCCTGTCCATCAGGCTTGCGATATCCTCTTCTGCAAGGCTAACGTCGTGCCGATCGGCAAGGACAACCTGCCGCACGTCGAGATCACGCGCACCATTGCGCGCCGCTTCAACGAACGTTACGCCAAGAAGAACCCCGTCTTCCCCGAGCCGACCGCCATTCTTTCCGATGCGCCGGAGATTCCGGGGCTCGACGGCCGCAAGATGAGCAAATCCTATGGCAATTCCATCATGCTCGGCGCCACTGCGGAGGAAACCGCCAAGCTCATCAAGAAGAGCCCGACCGATTCCGAACGTCGTATTACATTTGATCCGATCAAGCGCCCACAGGTTTCCGCGCTGCTGACCACCGCCGGGCTGGTCACCGACCGCGACCCGAGGGATATCGCCGAGGAGATTGGCGACGCTGGGGCAGGCGCCCTGAAGCAGTACGTCACCAAATCCGTCAACGAATTCCTCGCCCCGCACCGTGAGCGCCGCGAAGAGCTGGCGAAGGACATGGATTCAATCCGCGACATCATCCACGACGGCAACAAGCGCGCCAACGAAATCGCCGCGGAGACCCTCGATCAGGTCCGCAGCGCCATGGGTATGAAGTACTAG